The Natronocella acetinitrilica genome has a segment encoding these proteins:
- a CDS encoding serine/threonine protein kinase: protein MNLSDEQGAVPYHGLDPGTVLDAIDTLGVWTDGRLLALNSYENRVYQVGLEGADPVVVKFYRPGRWTTDAILEEHAFAQELAGHEIPVVAPQIIARATLHEYRGFRFAVYPRRGGRSPDLDDSNALEWVGRFLGRLHLVGASKPFRHRRELSIEAMGQQAVETVLSMELIPRHIAEAYATITRDVLIRVQACWERAGAFATLRLHGDCHPGNILWTDAGPHFVDLDDAVTGPAVQDLWMLLSGDRQEMTTQLLDLLAGYEDFNEFDRRELHLIEALRTLRIMNYAAWLARRWHDPAFPLAFPWFGSDRYWEEHVLSLREQAALMDEPPLVV from the coding sequence ATGAATCTATCGGATGAGCAGGGCGCCGTTCCCTACCATGGCCTGGATCCAGGCACGGTGCTTGATGCCATCGACACCCTCGGCGTGTGGACCGACGGCCGGCTTCTGGCGCTGAACAGTTACGAAAACCGGGTCTACCAGGTGGGGCTCGAGGGCGCCGATCCGGTGGTGGTGAAGTTCTACAGGCCTGGCCGCTGGACCACCGATGCCATACTCGAGGAACACGCCTTCGCCCAGGAACTGGCAGGTCACGAGATTCCGGTGGTTGCGCCGCAGATCATTGCCCGGGCGACCTTGCATGAATACCGGGGCTTTCGTTTCGCCGTTTATCCGCGACGGGGCGGGCGCTCGCCGGATCTGGACGACAGCAATGCCCTGGAGTGGGTCGGGCGCTTCCTGGGACGTCTTCACCTGGTGGGGGCAAGCAAGCCGTTCCGGCATCGTCGGGAGCTGTCCATCGAGGCGATGGGGCAGCAGGCCGTGGAGACGGTGCTTTCCATGGAGCTCATACCGCGGCACATCGCCGAGGCCTACGCCACAATCACCCGGGATGTGCTGATTCGGGTCCAGGCCTGCTGGGAGCGGGCCGGGGCGTTTGCGACTTTGCGCCTGCACGGCGATTGCCACCCGGGCAATATCCTGTGGACGGATGCCGGGCCACACTTCGTTGACCTGGATGATGCGGTGACCGGTCCGGCGGTGCAGGACCTGTGGATGCTGCTGTCGGGTGACCGGCAGGAGATGACCACGCAGCTGCTGGATCTGCTCGCGGGCTATGAGGATTTCAACGAGTTCGATCGCCGCGAGTTGCATCTGATCGAGGCCTTGCGAACACTACGTATCATGAACTATGCCGCCTGGTTGGCGCGGCGCTGGCACGATCCGGCCTTTCCGCTGGCCTTTCCCTGGTTCGGTAGCGACCGTTATTGGGAGGAGCACGTCCTGTCCCTGCGCGAGCAGGCCGCCCTCATGGATGAGCCGCCTCTGGTGGTCTGA
- the tamA gene encoding autotransporter assembly complex protein TamA: MIFRPIRLSPVQPLLLLIVLLAGVWATVVRADVLIEVTGVEGALRDNVINYIGQPPSTDAAVVRRFARQVEERTQNGLQALGHYHATVRVSRDTVNDQPRIRVEVDPGEPTRIARINLRIDGEGGDDSALRDVLARSGIREGDVLHHGRYESLKRNIESVALSRGYFDGRYETTRLVVRRASREAEIILHYDSGRRYRFGDVQFSETPLSDDLLRRLTPFSPGEYYHSDTVARFNRNLLNSDYFRNVRVRTLQAESEDETVPVLADLTPQSRNIVGTGIGYSTDVGPRVRVNWRRPYVNPEGHSLLTETEVSEVRQNISSTYSMPLDPPLEHKLEFLGGYQRERFEDTESETYTLGIQRQRTLTRGWQQTLFTRWQRENFTQAGDRGRSTLTIPGSSISRTRSRGGIDPGWGDRQFAQVEVTNRELGSDIQLARLRLRSSWLRSYGRHRGRVRAEVGWLTTEDFDATPSSLRFFTGGDQSVRGYAYRSLAPRNEDGDLVGGRYLFTASAEYGYQILERWRLAAFYDVGNAFDSWDDDLKEGAGFGVRWISPVGPIRLDFAWGVSEPDTPFRLHFSMGPEI; the protein is encoded by the coding sequence ATGATTTTTCGCCCCATCCGCCTGTCGCCCGTGCAGCCCCTGTTGCTGCTGATCGTATTGCTCGCCGGCGTCTGGGCAACTGTTGTGCGGGCGGATGTGCTGATCGAGGTGACCGGCGTGGAAGGCGCTCTGCGCGACAATGTCATCAACTACATCGGTCAACCGCCCAGCACGGATGCCGCCGTGGTGCGCCGTTTTGCCCGGCAGGTCGAAGAACGCACCCAGAATGGCCTGCAGGCGCTGGGCCACTACCATGCAACGGTGCGGGTGAGCCGCGATACGGTAAACGATCAGCCCCGCATTCGCGTTGAAGTCGACCCTGGCGAGCCGACCCGTATCGCCCGAATCAACCTGCGCATCGACGGCGAAGGCGGTGACGACAGCGCGCTCCGCGATGTGCTGGCACGATCCGGGATACGGGAAGGGGATGTGCTACACCATGGCCGCTACGAGAGCCTGAAGCGCAACATCGAGAGCGTCGCCCTGAGCCGCGGTTATTTCGATGGCCGTTACGAGACCACACGGCTGGTGGTGCGGCGCGCCTCCCGCGAGGCGGAGATCATTCTGCACTATGACAGTGGCCGCCGTTACCGCTTTGGCGATGTGCAGTTCTCCGAGACGCCGCTGTCGGACGACCTCCTGCGACGGCTCACGCCCTTTTCCCCGGGGGAGTACTATCACTCCGACACGGTGGCGCGTTTCAATCGCAACCTGCTGAACAGCGACTACTTCAGAAACGTGCGAGTGCGCACCCTGCAGGCTGAAAGTGAAGACGAAACCGTTCCCGTGCTGGCCGATCTGACGCCGCAAAGCCGCAACATCGTGGGCACCGGTATCGGCTATTCGACGGACGTGGGGCCCCGGGTGCGAGTGAACTGGCGCAGACCCTACGTCAACCCCGAAGGCCATTCCCTGCTGACGGAAACCGAGGTCTCCGAGGTCCGGCAGAACATCAGCAGCACCTACAGCATGCCCCTCGACCCACCGCTGGAGCACAAGTTGGAGTTTCTTGGCGGCTATCAGCGTGAGCGCTTCGAGGATACCGAGAGCGAAACCTACACCCTGGGGATACAGCGCCAGCGTACATTGACCCGTGGCTGGCAGCAGACCCTGTTCACCCGGTGGCAGCGGGAGAACTTCACCCAGGCGGGTGATCGCGGGCGATCCACCCTGACCATTCCCGGCAGCAGTATCAGCCGCACACGAAGCCGTGGTGGCATCGACCCCGGCTGGGGCGACCGGCAGTTCGCCCAGGTGGAGGTGACCAACCGCGAGCTCGGCTCGGATATCCAGCTTGCAAGGCTGCGGTTGCGTAGCAGCTGGCTGCGCAGTTACGGGCGCCATCGCGGCCGTGTGCGGGCCGAGGTCGGCTGGCTGACCACCGAGGACTTCGACGCCACGCCGTCGTCCCTGCGGTTTTTCACCGGCGGTGACCAGAGCGTGCGCGGTTACGCCTATCGCTCGCTTGCGCCAAGGAATGAAGACGGTGACCTGGTGGGTGGCCGTTACCTGTTCACGGCCAGTGCGGAATACGGCTACCAGATTCTCGAGCGGTGGCGGTTGGCGGCGTTCTACGACGTCGGCAACGCATTCGACTCCTGGGACGATGACCTGAAGGAGGGTGCAGGTTTCGGTGTTCGCTGGATCTCGCCTGTGGGCCCGATACGACTCGATTTCGCCTGGGGTGTCAGTGAGCCCGATACCCCGTTCCGCCTGCATTTCTCCATGGGGCCGGAAATATGA